CGACGAACCCCTCCGCCAGGGAGATGTCCCCGTGGGTGCAGGTGTCGCCGATCGCGTGCACGGTGCCGGCGGAGTCCTTGACGATGGCGACCGCGGTGCCGTCGACCACGGCGCGCATCGGGCTGTCCACCTGGATGTCCGCCTCGGCACAGACCTTCGTCGACATCAGGCGGAGGCCTCCGGTGCGGCCTCGGCGATGACCGAGCGCCCCTCGGCGAGCTCCTGCTCGACCGCGGCGATGAGGCGTTCCTCGAGCTCGGGCGCACCGATCTTCTGGATGACCTCGACGAGGAAGCCGAGCACGACGAGACGACGTGCCTCTTCCTCGGGGATGCCGCGGGACTGCAGGTAGAACAGCTGCTCGTCGTCGAAGCGACCGGTCGCACTCGCGTGACCGGCGCCCTCGATGTTGCCCGTCTCGATCTCGAGGTTCGGGATGCTGTCCGCACGCGTGCCGTC
The sequence above is a segment of the Curtobacterium sp. BH-2-1-1 genome. Coding sequences within it:
- a CDS encoding non-heme iron oxygenase ferredoxin subunit, whose amino-acid sequence is MMSTKVCAEADIQVDSPMRAVVDGTAVAIVKDSAGTVHAIGDTCTHGDISLAEGFVEGDTLECWAHGSRFSLATGKPQNFPAYEPVPVFRVEVRDGEVYVDVHDPVPVD